Part of the Rhipicephalus sanguineus isolate Rsan-2018 chromosome 5, BIME_Rsan_1.4, whole genome shotgun sequence genome is shown below.
AAAGACTGACTTGTGTTTTACGCATGTTTTACGCTGTGTCCTTGAGTCTGAAGAACTAGTTCTCACTGTGAGGTTCTGTGGCACCTTGAGCATGCAACTAAAATGCGCTGGTGCCAATTGTTAAAATGGCCATGAGAGGGGCAGGATGTCCTGAATGATGATGGTGTCAATATCTGCTTTATCCCTGATGTGTGCAGCCAACCTTTGTCCATGGCCatatgaaacttgcattcacttTTGCATGCACACAGGCCAGTGGTGAATTTACAGATGTGAAATTTCAGCCTGTGCCAGTTAAAAGTGTTACCTCTGCTCACTTGGCGTGTATTAAGGTGCTGGTCTTAGCATGCGAAATCTGGGAGCTGGTTGCCCATCACATGTTGCACATTTGTGTGTCTCGTAACCTCAAGTGTGTATGGGACTGGAGGGGCCACATCAGTTCCTTGAATCTCAACTGCAGTAATACAGAATGTGTTTGAAAAGAGATGCCTTTCAACTTGAATGACAGAAGTAGCCTGTGAGACCCGACTTTCCTGTGTCTTCTACTTCAGTATAAACGGTTTTGTTGGACTGAGTTTCAGAAGTGACCGGTACAACTATGTGAAATGTTGATCAAACAGTGTAGGTGCCATTCTCTGTGGTACTATGGGAATCACAATGTACATTTTGCTCTAAAAATTTAGTTTGGTCTCATTTATGTCAAATCTTAAAATATGTTACTCGGGATTTTACATAATTATCATGCTGTGTGGATACACAGACGTGTACATGGGAACATGGGCTGTCACATTCATTATGACTTGCAAAATGAGAGCCATTGCTGAAGAGGGCATGTGAAAAAGCTGGTTGTTAGCACGAGGTTTGGCTCGGTCCTAACATTCCAAAGAATAGCACGAACTTTCGTAGGCCTTTCCTTACCGGCTGCTCACCAAGCTTACTGGCTGAAATTATAAACTAAATATGTTTGCATGATATGTAGGTAGGTAGATGTTCTCATTATAAGAGCGAATTTACCTTTGGGTCATAGTCCTTCAGGGAGATGAAAACAGGTCTCATCTCCCCTACATATGCTGAAGCATTACTGGAGCGACACACTGGATTTTGTCTCAGAGCAGGCATTCCAATTTTGCTTCATATTCTTATGAGGCACGTACTTTTATATTATATGTATGAAGTTCATGCATATCTGTATGAAGCACAGCTTTAAAAGTTATGGCTTAAGGGCTTGCAACTCCGTTATTGCACAGTCTTGCATTCACGTCTTTGCAGTGATCATGTAATTCACTCTTGCTATCTGAATGAGTTCAGGAACTGCTTCACTTTCACAATTGCGGTGTTGCAGCATTCGTATGTCATTCAGTTCACCCAATGCAGGCTCCTGAGTCCATTCAGCTGGGACTATTCTGCTTGAGCACTGCGCTGGCACGACATCACTCATTAAGTTATGGACAAATTGAATAGGCCTCTAGGAACTTCCACATTTGGTGCTTTTGGAAGTTACCTGTAACCTAAAGTCTAAAACCGAGTCATTCTATGTATCTAAAAGTATGCTCTTGTTGTGTTCAGCAGCCAGTTAGATTTTGTTTCCATTTTCACTGACATAGGTTCCTTTGTGTGTTTACAATACAGACGTCAACAAAGAAGACCAAGACCTATACACTTGACAGTGACAGCGATGATGAAAAAGGCAAGGTTGGGGTGTCATACAAGTCTCGGCGAACTACTGTGAGTCCTGGCAGATGAGCCACTTATGATTTCGTTTTCAGAGCTGTGTTTCTGTTGAATCACTTTGAACAATCTTCTGACTCCTGTAGTTGTGCAGGATAATACTTAACCGTGCATTTGGTTAAAGAATTTACGAGGAGGTGTGCTAGGTGAGCTTGCCACTTTTGAGGCTGTAGTATTTTGCTTGGACCATTTTGAGCTGTACTTTAACTGCTGTATATTTGTGCCGAATCATGTTTATTTGGTGGCTTCCCAAAACGCATCGCAGCAACACTTCACCTTAACAACCGAAGCGTGCAGAAGCATGTTTGTGTACTTCTCTGTCACACTCGCTCTCACCACGTACGATAAcgtgtaacatgaaaataatggtgaTCGGAAGTTGCCTACCATAAATCTTCGGCTGACAGAACTGCTTCTGCAGGCTTAAAGGGCAACCTCAACAAAATATCGGGCTGCATAAGAAGTCCAAGTGTACTTGGATTcagatgcatgttaaagaagccccggtggtcaaaatttccggagccctccagtatggCGTGCatcataattatatcatggttttggcaagtaaagccTCGGAAATTATTATTGTATCATTATTGGAGATATTGCTGAGCCTCTGTGCAAAATTTTACGTTCGAAATACAAGTGAGAGCGTCACGAAAAGCTTGCAAAAATAGCCGCTTTTGATGCCAAAGCTTAGGAAGTTTCACCATTTCCACTTGCCGGAAGCATGTCAAGGGCGTGACCTGAAACAGCCAGCTCCTTAGCCTGATCCCTGAGGTAAGATGGCGCTCAGacatcttaaaggggtactgacacaaaatttcgcggccgagatagcctacAGGATCGATTTCTGTGaacatctgcaaaatatcaacagcgaacatAGCTTGGAAGgttttttaaatgaattttgaagtttgcgtgcgcCAGCGAGCATCGCTCCCTCAAAGGTGACTCACAGTGACctccctacttccctcacgtcacCACACTGCAGTcagtacaacaagttatgatgacgtcatagccgccatttttctttttgccgctTTTGCTGCAACAGACTACTACACGGCAGCTGCTCACAAGTCCGTGGCTGCGGCGCACGTGTTGAAAGTTCtgtgtttggcgacactgctgTCCCGTTTCCTGTTCGAGCAGACTTCTTGATGTGTACCGTGCGGAGGtgcatcacagttctgtgtgctgatgtGGTGGTGCtgacgctaggtggtgatagttgcacccggtggattgtcgtttttggagctctgtgaaaCCAAAgctgagactggtcggtaatgaggagcctataattcattatctgtcgcgcgcagcagcaaacgatgtgccgtgttatgactaacaggccccaagCAACACATTGCACCAAAAAacacgaggccaaaatttttgtgtcagtgcccctttaaaggcaGTGTGCTTGCTTGAACCTGTGTCGTGGAGACAACCATTAAgtgcatgtgtcatctgtttagGTGCGGTTTAAAGGCTGCTAACATGAATACGAGCATGCCATTACCAGTCCTGTGGCTGTGCTAATGTCTTCTCTGTGGTATATACACTTGATTGCAATGCGAACAATGGCTTTTCATTatgttcacgaaaaaaaaaagaacaatgtaaGTAAAGGCCTATGGCAGAAAAACATTACATTTAGTATTTATGAAATCTCACAGCCAAAGAGTGTGCTTTTTCAGCAGCGAGATCACTTCACTCGTCTTCCTCAGAGCTTGAGTGGACAGCGAAATTCTCCTTGTCACTGACCACTTCTCAAATGGCATTGTCTTTCCGTTGAGTTCACTTGATATGGAACACTTCTTAAACAATAAAAGCTTCCTCATCTTTTGTCCTACTTCATTGTGAAGGCTGTGGCAAGGGCTACAGAAGCCTTTGCAAAAAGCCTCGCACTTGAATAGTCTCATCCGCTGGTACGGCCGCCCATGAATTGTCAATTCCTTGATATCAAGCCCTCCTGTAACTTCACATTTTTCGAGCGCTTCTACCGTCATAAATGGCTTTCCATTTCAAACGAACATTGTATTGGGCGCAACGCATAGCCATTGTTTCGCAAACAAGCTAATACAAATTTCTGGCCGAAATGTACACTGCACACTAATGAACCCACTCACATGATTGTTGCACACTGGAGGAATGCCCAAAGAAAAACGTTTTGACTTGTGAGGGATACGGAATTCCGCATGCTCATGTTGCCAGCAAGTGTTGTAGAACCACTGAAACTGAATATTTTTGCTCAGATTGGGTGCGttgcgacgttttttttttactagtgtCTGATTGTAACACGAGGGTCACTCTGGGAATGATGAAAATGTGGGGGGAAAAAACTTTTGTTAAAATCGAGTAAATGCGGTACTACAAAATCAAACAAAAATTTAATTTAGCCAAAAGAAAATTTTGTAGCAGTTGGCCTCTAATCACACTGCACGCACTGAACGAAATATGTCTGAAAGTTCTTGTGCTCATTCCTTATGGTTTTCTTCTTTTGCATTTTCAGGAAATGGAAGGACCTAAGGACATGGGAGCCACTGCTGTCCTTGAAATTGACACAGAAAAGAGCAAGGACGCCCAAAGCATATTCGAAAGAGCACAGCAGATTAACAAGGTGAGTCACTCGGAAAGTGCAACGAAAGATTGCCACCAAAACCTTGCAGGAGTGGTCACTCCTCACAAGTACTGCGCTGATTAGTGATGCATAGTATAAAAGGTCTATGATGACGGCATGTTCTTGCAATCTCTCCAGGAGCTGAAAGGGAAGGAGGACGACAAGGTGTACAGGGGAATGAACAATTACGTGCAGTACATAACGAAAAAGGACACGGCACAAGGAAATGCATCGAGTGGCATGGTGAGGTGAGTAAATCTGACTTTGCCACGCTACCTCTTGCACCCCAAGATAACGTATTTAATTCGTACCATTTGTCAGACCCATGGCGATCTTTACTACCTTAATATTGTGACTAAAATACCGTATTTTCCCGCATATAACCTGTGCCAAAAACTAACGGAAAAGAAGTGTGCATAAAAAGTGGGGGTGTGGGTTGtgtgcatatatttttttctttttgtagattTAAAGTTAGGAGTACAGTTTGTATGCAGGGGTAGGTTATATGCGAAAAAATGGGGCAATTTTTACATTCAATACACAACTTCTTTTTTTATCTATATAAGGGAAGAGCAGCAAGCGAGGATGTCTTTTAGACAAACTTCCTGTAATATCATTGATGCAAGAAAGGGCACAAGATGTCACTCCTGCTGTTGTGAAACCTAATTTAGTACTATGCATTTAATTCCCAAACTAATGGAGATGTTTGGCACGGGTCACTGTAGACAGGCTATGTATGTTTATGTATAGTCGGACAAATGCTGTAATCCTTCATTGTGCGCTACCAATTTCACTTGGAAAATCTTAGGGCAAGTTGAAAGTTTGTTTTCGGCTGGAGATGACATTCACTTTCCGCTAAGCTCCACCAAAGCTGATGCTGCTACTTAAAAGATGTCTATTGAGGTCACTGTTAGGGCGTGTTTCCGAGTTGTGAACTTCAAATTATTTGACTAATGCCAATTTTAGAATTGAAATAACGAAAGTTTGAGGCTTTAGGAAGGTAAAGCTCCCAGCTGGAACATCCAGTTGGAATTGAATTAACTGGAGTCGAAGCAACGGAAACTTGCTGCAGTGCTTAATACCAGTTTTAGCCATTGACATTGGCTGGATTCATCATCTTCTCTTGTGTTAGGCCAATGTTTCTGGTGACTCAACTCTAATACTAAAAAACTAAAAGCATAGCATGGGCTTTGCAGAATGAATTCTTGTGTCAATGTGTGAAGCTGTAGTTGAATAGCATTTGTCTGCATGACACTAATTTATACAGGGTTTCCCAACTATCATGCAACAGGATTTCAAAAAAAGAGGAATGGCGTTACGCAAAGCCCACCTAGTGtatattgttcccagtacactGTAGTAGCCACCACTAATTTTTTCCTTAATGAGGTtgaattaattagtcataattgtATTTCTAACTCGAAAAACTCACCTAATTATGAAAATGTCAGGGAGGCGTATGTAGACATGTTAAAATGGCATCTatctgcgctattttcagcaacgtactaattgcgtgctcattttttctggctggtaaagaaagcccgtgaaatgTGACAACACGTGACTgtgctcccacccgcaaaaggaagcagcgccctcaaataagcttacttcAAGCAACCGATGTACGCTGCCAGAGATGGCATTCTGcactttggcaagggtacaggacGAGTGGCAGCAACATGTGTCGCAATTTTCTAGGGATTCCTTCCGCTTGATTGTACACCACTATCATCAttcatatctcacggccgactgttgtTTTTGAAAGCGCGACCGGAGGACTGTTCTGATCATGGTTGACTCTGTAAGACCAAAGTGACGTGCTTATTCGGCAAAGGAGGGGCAGAAAGGGTgatgcatatttttttctttccgcatCTTTTTGTTTATACTGGCTACCTCACAGTGCGCCTGTTTGAGAGCGCTGCTTTCTGATGCACTCTGCAGTCTGGTCGCGTGTCATTTTTTCAGATTTCATGCGCTTTCTTTATTAATTAGAAAAAATGACCACACAATTAGTGCATTGTTGAAAATAGTGCAGTTATATGTCCTTTTAACATACCTACATAtgactcattgacattttgataattggGTGAGTACTTGTTGAGTTATAAGTaatactaattaattaaacctcattaacaaaaaaattaCTAGTGACTGCTCGTGTGTACTAGCAACAATATGTACCAGGTTTGCTTCACGTAACGCCATTCCtcttttaaaatcgtgctgcatgatagctgggacaccctgtatatgcggTATTGCCTGTGGTGGTCTATGTAAGATGACCATGTCAACAACGCAATACTATACAGTCAACCGCCAATTTTTCAAACAGCCTGATAATTCAGACACCTTCTCTCCGCCACATACTCCATGGTGCCTATGTatcagatttttttttactttctgcaTGAGTGCAAGTCCAAAATAGCATTCACTTAAGTCACCAATGTGTCATGTTGATTATCTCGCAGCCTCAAATCGATGCTCTCGCATTTCAATCCGTTTGCAGTCGTAGCAATTCCCAAAAGTCAGCTTTTCTGCATGGCATGGTGTTAAACAGTCAAGGTTGTGTCGTACATTATTTTCTTGCCTAGGGGTGCTCAATATGATCTGCAACATGGTGCTGATGGTAGAAGGGGCCATATGCCATCACAGTGACACCAACAGATGTTAAACTGGTGTACAATTATACGACTGATTGAAGCAGTTATCAACTCGCCAATTTATTTGATATCAGTGCTGTCATGTTGGGTTTGTGCCACTTGAACCATGGGCCTCATCATAATCATCCTTGACCTATTTTATGTATGCCGCAGGTCAATTTTGCCTTGTCTTTTGCAAGTTGACTCCATTTTATGTTGGCAAACTTCGTTTCATCACCCTATCCCAACCCTCTTTTGCCCTCGGCAATGTGTTCCATCCCTTGGTGTCCATtctgttgctctaactgaccTCCAACTGTCGCACATACTAtttggccagcccaggtccatatTTTTGCTTAATGTCAACTACAATACCGGCTACCCCTTTTTGCTTTCTCACCCACTCTGTTACTGTGTTACAACTCCTGTTGAATGCAAGCGTTCATGTAGGCACGACCTAATCCTAGGCACACTGGCTTACACTGACATGGCTCACGCACATACTGCACTGTGATGAATAATGAGGTAGTGGTGACGCTACAGTACAGTGATCTGCTTAAGGGGGCCTTGCAACGCTTTTTCGTCTGGATTCTGCAGTGCTGGAGTGCGTGTGGTGCTGAAtactgagatgaatgcaaaaaaaaaattatcaaaatcGGTGCACGGTAACGGAAGTTATTAGCCTTCAAACTTCAAAACCCCAGACTGCGTGCGGTACTCTGGCGCCATCTTGTAGTCTCAAGCGGCACTCTTTTTAGTCCTCCTCACCCTTTTGCCAGCCTCTGTGCGTTCGCTTTCATCTTTTGCCGTGCTCGTTCTCTCCGTGATGGAAGAGGCACGCCGGCACTCAGCGCAGGAGCTGGCACCCAAGAGCCACGCTCTAAAATGGCATTTTATTAAGAATTAAGAAACAGCAAGTGAAAACTGTACACATACTATGGCTGTTCTGTTTATCCAATTTCTGTATAGTGATCACTGTTGGAGTAACTTACTGTTGTGTTTCCTAATGGAACAACCGCGTAAGGAActcaaggaaggtatagggtacATTATTTGTAATAACGAACTGCACTAATGTAATCATGACATAAATCTATAGGAATTAAAGTTGTTCCATTTCAGTTCCTCTACATTTACAATTATTTTACTACAGCTAATGATTACAAATAATGTTCGCTATACTTTCCTTCATTTCAATATctcttggtttcattaggttttgtctaacaaagaaacgagccttgaTCAATTTCCCTGCTTTCATTTATTCTTGTGCTCGTTATTTTCAATCTGTATTTCAGGAAAGGCCCTATAAGAGCTCCTGAGCACATTCGCTCTACAGTCCGGTGGGACTACCAGCCCGACATATGCAAGGACTACAAGGAAACTGGGTTCTGTGGATTTGGAGGTAACATTACATATTACAGTCTTGTGGCATAATGCCAGCCGGGGTTAATGCTTATTTGCTGAGAATATGGCTTTTTCATAATGGCGCATTTAGACTGTCAGGGTTGTGTAGCGCGCTACCACTCGTGTCATGTAGTGTGAACTGACACACCAGGACCTTATTTTTTGTTGAGGAGCTCTAATGAAGTGTGCAGATAACAGAACTCTTTATAAAAACGCTTTTTGGCCAGTCATGTGAGATTGTGGAAGTTTGATTATATAAGTGTACTAGTGTTCTACTGTGCTCACTGCCTCCTAACTGTTTTTGTTTGGAATTACTTTGAATTTTATAAGCTTCTCCTACATTGCTAGTTAGCTTACCATACAAAAATGATTTAAAGAATGTCTGCTTTTATAAGACAAATACCAAAGAATGCAAAtagagtttttttctttttgctgtcaCAGCACATTAGCTTTTATTAAAAACTTGGCGCCAGTTACCTGGAATGTATCACTGTATCTCTGAATGCATTTATATGAATTTATAGGTAAGCTAACACAACAACCTTTCTGACGTTCCACAATCGATTTTGTTTTGATTGGTTGTCCACTATGCAGTGCTTACAAGTCACATGCTATGTAACACTTTAAATAGGTAGTATATGAGTTATGATTCTGTTGATTTTGATTACACTAGTAAAAAAACGGAAAGTACTCGAGAAGTACATTGTGTGATCTTTGAGCTGTTAGTAGGCATTTTAGTTCTTTTTATTTGACTTCTGTTCAAGTTTGCATGCCTTCTTTTTGTCACCCTATAAATCACTAACAACATACTGAACCTTCAGTTGTTCTAAGAATAAATGCAACTTTTTTTACACATGTAGCACCTTTTGATAAAGTGTGGAAATCTGCATAAAAAGTAAGCATTCAGTCAAAATGCCATTAAGACAAGCAGTTTGGCTGCATTCCTAGCAGTGtttatatattacatatgctagtGCTGTTGAAACAACAATTTACAGCATTGCCACAAGTGGAACTGACCACTATTTTTGCTTGTGTCGTCTTTGTCCAACAGACAGTTGCAAGTTTATGCACGACCGATCCGACTACAAGCACGGCTGGCAGTTGGAACTTGAGATGGAGAGAAATCAATATCGTGAAGAAGACACCAGCCGTTATGAAATCAGTTCTGATGAGGAAGACCTGCCTTTCAAGTGCCTTCTCTGCAGGAAGTCATTTGTAGACCCCGTTGTCACAAAGTGAGTGGCCTTTTTACGGTGGGCTTGCTTTCTAGTTGTCGCGTTTAGTCCCTCCGTATTACATTTTTCCTGTCTAGTGGGTGTGCAGTTGTCATGATTCAGAAGACAGATTGCGAAAATGTTCCACACAGGCACATTTTTAACTGAGGTATGCATCTTCAGTACCAGAGCCaaaggtggggagggggggggggggggtgttcaaccccccttCCTTGAATATATTCAGCTTGTGTGAATATATAGATGCAGACACATGTACATATCACGggtgtagccaggggtggggttgggggggttcaaaccttctcaattttgcttgcatacatatacacgcacttatacaaacacacgcactaacattcataatgtatggttgaaccccccccccacacaaaaaaaatttctggcgacgCCCCTGGTACATATAGAGGTGACCCAGACAGCCTCTAAAGCATGCACGGGCCTCCTCATAGGCTGTGTAAGGTTGAGAGATGAGCCGCGCTCGTGGAACACACAGACAGTCACGCCGTCGGGCACAACGAAGACGTGTACATTTTATTAATACTTTTACAACGGCCAGCTCAccagccgaatctaatacacAACTACTAGTAACGCTAAATAACCAGATACATAATGCtaatacaacacacaaacaacatAACAAACACAAGCAACATAACGCATATAAAAGGTACCGCGAATGAGGCGTTGCCAATGTTCGACTTGCCACAAGGGGCCCGTGGGAAACGAGTCGCGTCCCCCAGGGACCCTCCCGGGAGTGACCGTTGCCGACCACGCCACGCCACCAAAGAGACTCGCTGCTGTTTCATGTGCGCCAGCCTAACCTTTCTCTTG
Proteins encoded:
- the LOC119394245 gene encoding E3 ubiquitin-protein ligase RNF113A, whose amino-acid sequence is MASSESTKTSEESDKPVCTFIKRPGFKRGNQRKRRGSSEEASSEDETKVVKKEKKSDLLNPMIQGTSTKKTKTYTLDSDSDDEKGKVGVSYKSRRTTEMEGPKDMGATAVLEIDTEKSKDAQSIFERAQQINKELKGKEDDKVYRGMNNYVQYITKKDTAQGNASSGMVRKGPIRAPEHIRSTVRWDYQPDICKDYKETGFCGFGDSCKFMHDRSDYKHGWQLELEMERNQYREEDTSRYEISSDEEDLPFKCLLCRKSFVDPVVTKCKHYFCEKCALKHYKKTTRCYVCNVQTNGVFNPAKEIIQRLKKAKEEGVQESEDEEEQQKDEPPPADDNDDDSDD